One part of the Streptomyces lienomycini genome encodes these proteins:
- a CDS encoding ABC transporter permease, which yields MTVVKTSMRNFLAHKGRMALSAVAVLLSVAFVCGTLVFTDTMNTTFDKLFAVTSSDVTVAPKDAEAENAPQSGVPESLPASTLEKIRSAEGVESAEGAVVSMNVTVVDADNDNVGATSGAPTLAGNWTKNDLRSMEITSGHAPRGPTETMVDSDTADKHDLKIGDELRTIAQTGDFKARIVGIASFTVTNPGAAVLYFDTPTAQRQLLGGPDRFSQVNVTAASGVTDAQLKQNVAGTLGAGAYKVQTAKEASDEGRADVGEFMDVIKYAMLGFAGIAFLVGIFLIINTFSMLVAQRTREIGLMRAIGSSRRQVNRSVLVEALLLGIVGSVLGVAAGVGIAIGLMKLMSAAGMNLSTDDLTIKTATPVIGLVLGVVVTVLAAYLPARRAGKVSPMAALRDAGTPADGKAGWIRGLIGLVLTGAGAAALLTAASADKASDGSLMLGAGIVFSLIGFVVIGPLLAGFVVRVISAVLLRAFGPVGRLAERNALRNPRRTGATGAALMIGLALVACLSVVGSSMVASATSELDKTVGADFIVQGNQRIVPQAEKAMQDTPGLEHVTRYKVLDATLTSPDGKTDDDGVTAADPTYAEDVRRATTEGKLSAAYGTDAMSVGSDYAEKHGVHVGDTVSVAFKGGETAKLQVAAITSDDVAIDQGARYISIETMRKYLPAENVPPNTIMFAKAKDGQSDQAYTALKKSMDAYPQYQVADQTDYKQELKDQIGQLLNMVYGLLALAIIVAVLGVVNTLALSVVERTREIGLMRAIGLSRRQLRRMIRMESVVIALFGALLGLGLGLGWGATAQKLLALEGLNVLDIPWPTIIGVFIGSAFVGLFAALVPAFRAGRMNVLNAIATE from the coding sequence ATGACCGTCGTGAAGACCTCGATGCGCAACTTCCTCGCGCACAAGGGCCGCATGGCGCTCTCGGCGGTGGCGGTGCTGCTGTCGGTGGCGTTCGTGTGCGGCACCCTGGTGTTCACCGACACGATGAACACCACCTTCGACAAGCTCTTCGCCGTGACCTCCTCGGACGTGACGGTCGCCCCGAAGGACGCCGAGGCGGAGAACGCGCCGCAGAGCGGGGTGCCCGAGTCGCTGCCGGCGTCCACCCTGGAGAAGATCCGCTCGGCCGAGGGCGTGGAGTCGGCCGAGGGCGCGGTCGTCTCGATGAACGTGACCGTCGTCGACGCCGACAACGACAACGTCGGCGCCACCAGTGGCGCCCCGACCCTCGCCGGGAACTGGACCAAGAACGACCTGCGGTCCATGGAGATCACCTCCGGACACGCCCCGCGCGGCCCGACCGAGACGATGGTCGACTCCGACACCGCCGACAAGCACGACCTGAAGATCGGCGACGAGCTGCGCACCATCGCGCAGACCGGCGACTTCAAGGCGCGGATCGTCGGCATCGCCTCCTTCACCGTCACCAACCCCGGTGCCGCGGTCCTCTACTTCGACACCCCCACCGCGCAGCGCCAACTGCTCGGCGGCCCCGACCGGTTCAGCCAGGTCAACGTCACGGCAGCGTCCGGCGTCACCGACGCCCAGCTCAAGCAGAACGTGGCCGGGACCCTCGGCGCGGGCGCGTACAAGGTCCAGACGGCGAAGGAGGCGTCCGACGAAGGCCGCGCGGACGTCGGCGAGTTCATGGACGTCATCAAGTACGCCATGCTCGGCTTCGCCGGGATCGCGTTCCTGGTCGGCATCTTCCTGATCATCAACACCTTCTCCATGCTGGTCGCCCAGCGCACCCGGGAGATCGGCCTGATGCGGGCCATCGGCTCGTCCCGCCGGCAGGTCAACCGCTCGGTGCTGGTCGAGGCGCTCCTCCTCGGCATCGTCGGTTCCGTCCTCGGCGTCGCGGCCGGTGTCGGCATCGCCATCGGGCTGATGAAGCTGATGTCGGCGGCGGGCATGAACCTGTCCACCGACGACCTGACCATCAAGACCGCCACCCCCGTGATCGGCCTGGTCCTCGGGGTCGTGGTCACCGTCCTGGCCGCCTACCTGCCGGCCCGCCGCGCCGGCAAGGTCTCCCCGATGGCCGCCCTGCGTGACGCGGGCACACCGGCCGACGGCAAGGCCGGCTGGATCCGCGGCCTGATCGGCCTGGTCCTCACCGGCGCCGGCGCGGCCGCACTGCTCACGGCCGCCTCCGCCGACAAGGCGAGCGACGGTTCGCTGATGCTCGGCGCGGGCATCGTGTTCTCCCTCATCGGGTTCGTCGTCATCGGGCCGCTGCTGGCCGGGTTCGTGGTGCGGGTGATCAGCGCCGTGCTGCTGCGGGCCTTCGGTCCCGTGGGCCGCCTCGCCGAGCGCAACGCCCTGCGCAACCCGCGCCGCACCGGCGCCACCGGTGCCGCCCTGATGATCGGCCTCGCGCTGGTGGCCTGCCTGTCCGTCGTCGGCTCCTCCATGGTCGCCTCCGCCACCAGCGAGCTGGACAAGACGGTCGGCGCGGACTTCATCGTCCAGGGCAACCAGCGGATCGTGCCGCAGGCCGAGAAGGCCATGCAGGACACGCCCGGCCTGGAGCACGTCACCCGCTACAAGGTCCTCGACGCCACGCTGACCTCGCCCGACGGCAAGACGGACGACGACGGCGTCACGGCCGCCGACCCCACCTACGCCGAGGACGTGCGCCGCGCGACGACGGAGGGCAAGCTCTCCGCCGCCTACGGCACCGACGCCATGTCGGTCGGCTCGGACTACGCCGAGAAGCACGGCGTCCACGTCGGCGACACCGTCTCCGTCGCCTTCAAGGGCGGCGAGACCGCCAAGCTCCAGGTCGCCGCGATCACCAGCGACGACGTGGCCATCGACCAGGGCGCCCGGTACATCAGCATCGAGACGATGCGGAAGTACCTGCCCGCCGAGAACGTCCCGCCGAACACGATCATGTTCGCCAAGGCGAAGGACGGCCAGTCCGACCAGGCGTACACCGCGCTGAAGAAGTCGATGGACGCCTACCCGCAGTACCAGGTGGCCGACCAGACCGACTACAAGCAGGAGCTGAAGGACCAGATCGGCCAGCTGCTGAACATGGTCTACGGCCTGCTCGCCCTGGCGATCATCGTCGCCGTCCTCGGAGTGGTGAACACCCTGGCGCTGTCGGTGGTCGAGCGGACCCGCGAGATCGGCCTGATGCGGGCCATCGGCCTCTCCCGCCGCCAGCTGCGCCGCATGATCCGCATGGAGTCCGTGGTCATCGCCCTCTTCGGCGCTCTGCTCGGCCTCGGTCTGGGCCTGGGCTGGGGAGCCACCGCGCAGAAGCTGCTCGCCCTGGAGGGGCTGAACGTCCTGGACATCCCCTGGCCGACGATCATCGGCGTCTTCATCGGCTCGGCCTTCGTGGGCCTCTTCGCCGCCCTGGTCCCGGCCTTCCGGGCGGGCCGCATGAACGTCCTGAACGCCATCGCGACGGAGTAG
- a CDS encoding antitoxin, giving the protein MGFLDKMKSMAGKDKDRSRKMSDAAERQVNQRTGGKYEKQVDAAQQQAEGKLGFGRDRGGDRPDQP; this is encoded by the coding sequence ATGGGCTTCCTCGACAAGATGAAGAGCATGGCAGGCAAGGACAAGGACCGTTCCCGGAAGATGTCCGACGCCGCCGAACGCCAGGTCAACCAGAGGACCGGCGGCAAGTACGAGAAGCAGGTCGACGCCGCACAGCAGCAGGCCGAGGGCAAGCTCGGCTTCGGGCGCGACCGGGGCGGCGACCGGCCGGACCAGCCATAG
- the mfd gene encoding transcription-repair coupling factor — protein MSLHGLLDAVVKDTALAEAISAAADGNRMHVDLVGPPAARPFAIAALARETGRTVLAVTATGREAEDLAAALRSLLPPEGVVEYPSWETLPHERLSPRSDTVGRRLAVLRRLAHPRPDDPETGPVSVVVAPVRSVLQPQVKGLGDLEPVALRTGQGADLEEIVQALAAAAYARVELVEKRGEFAVRGGILDVFPPTEEHPLRVEFWGDDVEEIRYFKVADQRSLEVAEHGVWAPPCRELLLTADVRERAAALAEDHPELGELLGKIAEGIAVEGMESLAPVLVDDMELLLDVLPKGSMSLVCDPERVRTRAADLVATSQEFLQASWAATAGGGEAPIDVNAASLWSIADVRERARELDMMWWSVSPFAADDAFEEADTLKLGMHAPETYRGDTAKALADTKGWLADGWRAVYLTEGHGPASRTVEVLGGEGIAARLDQDLGTLSPSVVHVSCGSIDHGFVDQALKLAVLTETDLTGQKAAGREGARMPARRRKTIDPLTLEAGDYIVHEQHGVGRYIEMVQRTVQGATREYLVVEYAPAKRGQPGDRLYIPTDQLEQITKYVGGEAPTLHRLGGADWTKTKARAKKAVKEIAADLIKLYSARMAAPGHAFGADTPWQRELEDAFPYAETPDQLTTIAEVKDDMEKTVPMDRLICGDVGYGKTEIAVRAAFKAVQDGKQVAVLVPTTLLVQQHFGTFSERYAQFPVSVKALSRFQTDTESKATLEGLREGSVDIVIGTHRLFSSETRFKDLGLVIVDEEQRFGVEHKEQLKKLRANVDVLTMSATPIPRTLEMAVTGIREMSTITTPPEERHPVLTFVGPYEHKQIGAAIRRELLREGQVFYIHNRVESIDRAAARLREIVPEARIATAHGQMSEQALEQVVVDFWEKRYDVLVSTTIVESGIDISNANTLIVERGDNFGLSQLHQLRGRVGRGRERGYAYFLYPPEKPLTETAHERLATIAQHTEMGAGMYVAMKDLEIRGAGNLLGGEQSGHIAGVGFDLYVRMVGEAVADYRASLEGGVEEEPPLEVKIELPVDAHVPHDYAPGERLRLQAYRSIASANSEEDVKAVREELVDRYGKLPEPVENLLLVAGLRMLARACAVGEIVLQGNNIRFAPVELRESQELRLKRLYPGSVIKAGTHQVLVPRPKTAKVGGKPLVGRELLGWVGEFLTSILGS, from the coding sequence ATGAGCCTGCACGGTCTGCTCGACGCCGTCGTCAAGGACACCGCCCTCGCGGAAGCGATCTCGGCGGCCGCAGACGGCAACCGCATGCACGTCGACCTGGTCGGTCCGCCCGCCGCCCGCCCCTTCGCGATCGCCGCCCTGGCCCGCGAGACGGGCCGCACCGTCCTGGCGGTGACGGCGACGGGACGCGAGGCGGAGGACCTGGCCGCGGCGCTGCGCTCACTGCTGCCGCCCGAGGGCGTCGTGGAGTATCCCTCGTGGGAGACCCTCCCGCACGAGCGGCTCAGCCCGCGCAGCGACACCGTCGGCCGCCGCCTGGCCGTCCTGCGGCGCCTGGCTCACCCCCGGCCCGACGACCCCGAGACCGGCCCGGTCTCCGTCGTCGTCGCCCCCGTACGCTCCGTGCTCCAGCCCCAGGTCAAGGGCCTGGGCGACCTGGAGCCGGTCGCCCTGCGCACCGGGCAGGGCGCCGACCTGGAGGAGATCGTCCAAGCCCTGGCGGCAGCGGCGTACGCCCGCGTGGAGCTGGTGGAGAAGCGCGGCGAGTTCGCCGTGCGCGGCGGCATCCTGGACGTGTTCCCGCCGACCGAGGAGCACCCGCTGCGCGTCGAGTTCTGGGGCGACGACGTCGAGGAGATCCGTTACTTCAAGGTCGCCGACCAGCGCTCCCTGGAGGTCGCCGAGCACGGGGTGTGGGCCCCGCCCTGCCGTGAGCTGCTGCTGACGGCGGATGTGCGCGAGCGGGCCGCCGCCCTCGCCGAGGACCACCCCGAGCTGGGCGAACTGCTCGGCAAGATCGCCGAGGGCATCGCCGTCGAGGGCATGGAGTCCCTCGCCCCGGTCCTCGTCGACGACATGGAACTGCTCCTCGACGTGCTGCCCAAGGGCTCGATGTCCCTGGTCTGCGACCCCGAGCGGGTCCGCACCCGGGCCGCCGACCTGGTGGCGACCTCGCAGGAGTTCCTCCAGGCGTCCTGGGCGGCCACCGCGGGCGGGGGCGAGGCGCCGATCGACGTGAACGCGGCCTCCCTGTGGTCCATCGCGGACGTCCGCGAGCGGGCCCGCGAGCTGGACATGATGTGGTGGTCGGTGTCGCCCTTCGCCGCCGACGACGCGTTCGAGGAGGCCGACACCCTCAAGCTCGGCATGCACGCCCCCGAGACCTACCGAGGCGACACCGCCAAGGCACTGGCCGACACCAAGGGCTGGCTCGCCGACGGCTGGCGCGCGGTCTACCTCACCGAGGGCCACGGCCCCGCCTCCCGCACCGTCGAGGTCCTCGGCGGCGAGGGCATCGCCGCCCGCCTCGACCAGGACCTCGGCACCCTCAGCCCCTCCGTCGTGCACGTCTCCTGCGGCTCGATCGACCACGGCTTCGTCGACCAGGCCCTCAAGCTGGCCGTGCTCACCGAGACCGACCTGACCGGGCAGAAGGCCGCCGGCCGCGAAGGCGCGCGGATGCCGGCCCGGCGCCGCAAGACCATCGACCCGCTCACCCTGGAGGCGGGCGACTACATCGTCCACGAACAGCACGGCGTCGGCCGCTACATCGAGATGGTGCAGCGCACCGTCCAGGGCGCCACCCGCGAGTACCTGGTCGTGGAGTACGCCCCCGCCAAGCGCGGGCAGCCCGGCGACCGGCTGTACATCCCCACCGACCAGCTGGAGCAGATCACCAAGTACGTCGGCGGCGAGGCCCCCACCCTGCACCGGCTCGGTGGCGCCGACTGGACCAAGACCAAGGCCCGCGCGAAGAAGGCGGTCAAGGAGATCGCCGCCGACCTGATCAAGCTCTACAGCGCGCGGATGGCGGCACCCGGTCACGCGTTCGGCGCCGACACCCCCTGGCAGCGCGAGCTGGAGGACGCCTTCCCCTACGCGGAGACCCCCGACCAGCTCACCACCATCGCCGAGGTCAAGGACGACATGGAGAAGACGGTCCCGATGGACCGCCTGATCTGCGGCGACGTCGGCTACGGCAAGACCGAGATCGCGGTCCGCGCCGCCTTCAAGGCCGTCCAGGACGGCAAGCAGGTCGCCGTACTCGTGCCGACGACGCTCCTGGTGCAGCAGCACTTCGGGACGTTCAGCGAGCGCTACGCCCAGTTCCCGGTCAGCGTCAAGGCGCTCTCCCGCTTCCAGACCGACACCGAGTCCAAGGCGACCCTGGAGGGCCTGCGCGAGGGCTCCGTGGACATCGTCATCGGCACCCACCGCCTCTTCTCCTCCGAGACCAGGTTCAAGGACCTGGGCCTGGTCATCGTCGACGAGGAGCAGCGCTTCGGCGTCGAGCACAAGGAGCAGCTGAAGAAGCTGCGCGCCAACGTCGACGTGCTGACCATGTCCGCGACCCCCATCCCGCGCACCCTGGAGATGGCGGTCACCGGCATCCGCGAGATGTCCACGATCACCACCCCGCCGGAGGAGCGCCACCCGGTGCTGACCTTCGTCGGCCCCTACGAGCACAAGCAGATCGGCGCCGCGATCCGCCGCGAGCTGCTGCGCGAGGGGCAGGTCTTCTACATCCACAACCGCGTCGAGTCCATCGACCGCGCGGCGGCCAGGCTCCGCGAGATCGTCCCCGAGGCGCGCATCGCCACCGCCCACGGCCAGATGTCGGAGCAGGCCCTGGAGCAGGTCGTCGTCGACTTCTGGGAGAAGCGGTACGACGTACTGGTGTCGACGACGATCGTCGAGTCCGGCATCGACATCTCCAACGCCAACACCCTCATCGTCGAACGCGGCGACAACTTCGGCCTCAGCCAGCTCCACCAGCTGCGCGGCCGCGTCGGCCGGGGCCGGGAGCGCGGCTACGCGTACTTCCTCTACCCGCCGGAGAAGCCCCTGACGGAGACCGCGCACGAGCGGCTCGCCACCATCGCCCAGCACACCGAGATGGGCGCGGGCATGTACGTGGCGATGAAGGACCTGGAGATCCGCGGCGCGGGCAACCTCCTCGGCGGCGAGCAGTCCGGCCACATCGCGGGCGTCGGCTTCGACCTGTACGTACGGATGGTCGGCGAGGCCGTCGCCGACTACCGGGCCTCCCTGGAGGGCGGTGTCGAGGAGGAGCCGCCGCTCGAGGTCAAGATCGAGCTGCCCGTGGACGCGCACGTCCCGCACGACTACGCCCCCGGCGAGCGGCTGCGCCTCCAGGCGTACCGGTCCATCGCCTCCGCGAACAGCGAGGAGGACGTCAAGGCCGTACGGGAGGAACTCGTCGACCGCTACGGCAAACTGCCGGAGCCGGTGGAGAACCTGCTGCTGGTCGCGGGGCTGCGTATGCTCGCGCGGGCGTGCGCCGTCGGCGAGATCGTGCTCCAAGGCAACAACATCCGCTTCGCGCCCGTGGAGTTGCGCGAGTCCCAGGAGCTGAGGCTCAAGCGGCTCTACCCCGGGAGCGTCATCAAGGCGGGCACGCACCAGGTGCTCGTACCGCGCCCGAAGACCGCGAAGGTGGGCGGCAAGCCGCTGGTCGGGCGGGAACTGCTCGGCTGGGTGGGCGAGTTCCTGACCTCGATCCTCGGGTCGTAG
- a CDS encoding HNH endonuclease family protein — protein sequence MRRHSRIRTGWAAGAVLTLALVTGCEGMDDDGASAARGGAEAPAAGHAVSPLDNPDGTDPGLAPLTGGAHEASARELIDGLKTKGRGPKTGYDRDEFGYAWMDTADGVPFARNGCDTRNDLLKRDGQKVRFRSGSDCVVVAMTLDDPYTGTTIDWRKQKASEVQIDHVVPLSYSWQMGSSRWPESKREQLANDPLNLLPVEGRANSAKRDSGPASWLPPDKSIRCAYAVRFAQVAVKYELAVTAPDREAMLRQCGG from the coding sequence ATGAGGCGGCACAGCAGGATCCGTACCGGGTGGGCCGCGGGTGCGGTCCTGACTCTGGCCCTGGTCACGGGGTGCGAGGGCATGGACGACGACGGGGCCTCCGCCGCGCGAGGCGGCGCCGAGGCCCCGGCCGCGGGCCACGCCGTCAGCCCGCTGGACAACCCGGACGGAACCGACCCGGGTCTCGCACCGCTCACCGGCGGCGCCCACGAGGCGAGCGCCCGCGAACTCATCGACGGTCTGAAGACCAAGGGCCGCGGCCCCAAGACGGGGTACGACCGGGACGAGTTCGGCTACGCCTGGATGGACACCGCCGACGGCGTCCCGTTCGCCCGCAACGGCTGTGACACGCGGAACGACCTGCTCAAACGCGACGGGCAGAAGGTGCGTTTCCGCTCCGGTTCCGACTGCGTGGTCGTCGCCATGACGCTGGACGACCCGTACACCGGGACGACCATCGACTGGCGCAAGCAGAAGGCGAGCGAGGTCCAGATCGACCACGTCGTGCCGCTGTCGTACAGCTGGCAGATGGGCTCCTCGCGGTGGCCCGAGAGCAAGCGCGAGCAACTGGCCAACGACCCGCTCAACCTGCTCCCCGTCGAGGGCCGCGCCAACTCCGCCAAGCGCGACTCCGGCCCGGCCTCCTGGCTGCCGCCCGACAAGTCGATCCGGTGCGCGTACGCCGTCCGGTTCGCCCAGGTCGCGGTCAAGTACGAGTTGGCGGTGACCGCACCGGACCGGGAGGCGATGCTGCGCCAGTGCGGCGGCTGA